The segment CGCCCGCGCCGGGTTGTGGAGGCGGAGGCAGGCGGCCCTGCTTCTCGGCTTCGATCAATTCGGCGAGCGCGTTGGAGAAGCCATACAGGCGCTCCTCGAGGTCCTGCTGTCGGAGCGAGAAAAGTATGTCGAGGGTATGCCGCGCTGCGGTGGTGTTGCGCGTGGCGAGATAGGCCTGCAGCAGGTTGAGCCCGGTGGCCGGACCGTGGCGCTCGGCGTCGTAGCGGGGTGCGACGAGCTCGGCGATCGACTCCACGTATCCGGTTGATCCGAGGTCGCCCGAGATGGTGACAAGGACGTCGGCACGGTCTCCGGCGCTGTCCAGAACCTGCTCGTAGAGCGCCAGGGCTGAAGCGAGATCGCGCTGGTCGAGCTTTTCGCGAGCGGCAGCCAGTGTGGCCGCTATGGAGCCGAGGCTGTTCCGGCCATCATTCGAGGAATCAACCTCTGCGCTTGGTTCGGCCTCCACTGATTCAGAGCTTGGCAAGGCGTTTGATGCTGGTGAGGGCGCCGCCGTCGGAGCCTTTTTCGATGAGAAGCGGTCAAGAAATCCCATGTTGGAAGCCAATGCGCATGAGATGCTGCTGGCGAAGCGAAAAGAGGAGTCTTCAAAAGTGCCTGAAACGGCGGGGATCCAATCAGGATCGGGGGCGCGGTGAGTGAAGCTGCGAGGGGGAAATTCCCTCGCGAAGCGCGACTGTGGCGAGAACCTTGGGGACGTAGAGCTGGGTTTCGCTGGGAAGGTCGCGGCTGATCGCAGCGAATGTCCGTGGGCTGCGGCTGCCCAGAGTGCGTCCGACGCGACCCTCTCCCGCATTGTAGGCGGCGATGGCGAGCGGCCAGTCGCCGAAACGATCGTGGAGTCTTTTGAGATATCGTGCGGCCGCCTGGGCGCTCTTTGCCGGATTTGTCCGCTCATCCGGGAGGTAGGTGCTCAATCCCAGGCTCTCGGCGGTGGCGGGCATCAGCTGGAAGAGGCCTTTGGCACCGACCGGGCTGCGCGCGTTTGGATTGAAGGAGGACTCGACCTCGGCGATCCAAGCCAGTGCAGGCGGGATGCCCTCTTTGGCAAACGCCGCCTTCAGTCCGGGAATGAGCGCCGCAGCACGCGCGGGAACGGGCCGGGTCGCGAGCCGGGTTTTCCAGAGGTCATAGTGAGGGATTGCGAGGTCTGGCGCGACAGGCGGAGGCGGTGTCAATGACTCTCTGGCGGCCTCTCCTGCGGCATCGGCGAGGTCGACGCGTTCGCTGAGCCAGTCCATGAGGTCCGAGCCCTGGGCTGTGGCCTCCAGCATGTCCAATGCCGCCCGTGCGGCGGGAGCCAGGCCGGCAAGCTCCTCGAGGGACTGTGATTGGAGCGCCGATTGCAGTTTCCCCAGAAACGCGTTCCATGCCTCGGGCGAAACGAATTCGTAGTCGGCCTTGATTTCATCGGGCGCATACTCGTCGAAGAGCCGCCTGCCGATGTCATAGAGGCTGCCCGAGGGGAAACTCGCGGCCGGACTCGGTTTGGGTGAGGGAGCCATGCTCCCTGATTCCTCAGCCGCGATGTTACCCGCGGCGAGGAAGGCACTCAAGGCGATCAGAGGAACTTTCATCGTCCTCACCTGACCGCCTGAAATGTGCTGGGTTCAATCTGGAGAAGCGCGGCGCAGAGCGCCGCCGCGTCTCCAGCGTCAAAACAATCTACTTCTTTTTCTTTGCAGCTTTGGTCGCCTTCTTGGCGGGTTTTGCTTTGGACGCTTTCTTGGATGCGGCTTTCTTGGCCATAGTTTCTTTTGTTGGGTTATCGTTTTGTTTGGCCACTCAGCACTGATGTTGAATGGTCAATACTGGGAACGTCCAAACGTTACGAAGAATTTCTGACAAAACGCGAGACTGATTCTTGCATAAATGCGATTTCTTTCACGGCTCAGTTGAAGCCGTGATTCCTGAAGCGGGAAATTCCGATCGGAAACTGGCGGTGATTTGGAAAGGCAGCGAATCCCCCTTGTGTGCGCGACGCCGGAACAAATGCGATTTTACCTCTGAAAAACTCAATCGCGCATCATCACGCGCGATGAGCGCGGCGATTGGAGTGAGGGAAATTTTCAGACTCGCTCGAACGTGTGAGGCGCATCGATTTCTGATGCGGCCACGCGCGCTTCGCGGACAGCGAGCGCGATTTTTTCCGCGACCTCGGGCATCAGCGCGGCCTCGTGTCCCGTCATGATCTGCAGTCGCAGCCGGGATCTTCCCTTTGGAATCACCGGATACTCCAGCAGGTTCAGCAGCACTCCCTGTTCTGCGCAGCGCCTGACGGCGTGGCGTGCGGCTGTTTCGCTGCCAATCGGAATGGATACGATCGGACCAAGTCCGCCGCCGGGTTCGAGTCCGCAGCGGGCGAGCGCAGCTCGCAGGATGACCACCGACCGGCGAAGGGCGGCGCGCCGGGCGGCTCCCTCGGGAGAGCGAACAATGGCGAGAGCCTGGGTTGCGGCCGCCACCTGGGAGGGGGAGATCGTGCTGCTGAAGAGATACGCGGGTGAGCGGGCGCGGATGTAGTCGCAGAGTTCAGCGCTCCTGACCGCGACGAATCCACCGCTGCCTGCGAGTGTCTTTGAGAGGCTGCCGATGATGACGGGCACCATTCCGAGCAGCGATTGGATTTCGATTTCGCCCGCCCCCTCCGATCCGGTGCATGCCAGATCGTGTGATGCATCGACGACCAGGCATGCGCCGAACTCCGCGCAGAGCTGATGCAGCGAGGACAGGTCCGCGCAGGCGCCGTCGGAAGGGAACAGACCGCAGGTGATGAGAAAGATGGACTGATCCCTGTCCATGGAGCGAAGCCTGCGGAGGCATCGACGCGCGTGATCGAGGTCGAGATGTCGGAAGGTGTGTATCCGGCGGGTGGAGCAGGCTGCACCGCAGCGCACCCCGCTGCTGATGGATGCGTCCATGACGATTGCGTCCCGTGGATCCGCCAGCGCCCGCATGGCTCCATGGCCGGCGGCCCAGCCTGAAGGGAAAAGGGCGACGTGCGGCAGGTGCAGCAGATCCCCCAGGCTTCCTGCGAGCGCGTCGGCTTCGTCGGTCAGGCCGGTGAGGGCCGCCGATCCCGCGCTGCTGGTGCCGAGGCGATGAATGGCGGATGCGGCGGCCTGCCTGACCAGCGGATGGGCTGACAGACCCAGGTAGTCGGAGGACGTGAAATTCAGACCTTCGAAGACTGTGCCGTTGCGTTCCCGCACCACGGCAAAGGGTTTTGGCGCCTCGAGCATTCGCCGATCATAGGGCAGGAGATTCTGAACGGATCGCTGCATGATGCGCGCATGCAGGGCAGCGGAACGGGTCAGGACGCAATCAAGGGTTGTGGTGCTTGGTGAGGATTCTGACTGTGGAGGGTCATTTGAAACAGGGTTCATGGGAACGAGAGAGGAGCGTTGGGCGCTGGAAACGGGCGCTTTGCCGCAGACCGATGAGGGTCAGGACTCTGATATTAGCGGAATTTTCACACGGATTTCCCGGGAGCCGGCGAAATGGCATCGGGAATATTTTCCCATCGGATTTCCGAATGTCCCGGGACATTTTTCACGAAATCTGCTAATCTCGCCGCGTGGAAATCAGCCCAACCCCTGACAACCGGCGCCGAGTCGTGCTGGTCGAAGATCATACGATGGTGCGCCAGTTGATGGCTGTCATCGTGAAGGAGCAGTTTGCGCTTTCGCTTGCCGCTGACTGCCGAACGGTGGCGGAAGGTGTCGCGGCGTGTCTCCGGGAGAAGCCGGATCTGGTCATCATTGACTGGATGCTTCCGGACGGACGCGGGTTCGACGTCGTGAGGGCGGCGGGCCCCAAGCTGCCGCGAACGAAGTGGATCTTTGTTTCCTCGAATGAGCAGGAGCACATGGTGCGTGAAGCCATCTCCCTCGGCGTGCACGGCTTTGTCCTGAAGCGTTCGGATCTTTCCCAGCTCCGCGAGGCGGTGCACAAGGTTCTGGATGGCCAGAGCTACTATTGTCCCGCCAGTTCGCGACTGCTGGTGGAGAGTCTTCGCAGCGAGGCGAAGACGGTCCGGAGCAACCTGACACTGCGGGAGCGCGAGGTCCTGAGAGGTTTCGCCAGGGGTGAAAACACCAAGGCCATGGCCGAGCGTCTTGAGCTCACCACGAAGTCCGTCCACAATCTGCTGGCGCGCGTGAAGGAGAAGCTGGGAGTCTACGAGCCGGGCCCCTTGGTGAGGTATGCCATCAAACACGGCCTCGTCGAGGAGCCCTAGGTCTGCACGAGTCCCGCGTTGACCGGCGGGCTGGTTCTCCTAGGTTCAACCCTCTCACGGATGAACCGGGTGCACATCAAGACCTACGGATGCCAGATGAATGAACGCGACAGCGAGGCGGTCGCGGCCATGCTGCGCGCGCGGGGCTACCGGATCGTTTCGGATGAGGATGACTGTGATATTCTCCTCCTGAACACCTGCTCCGTGCGGGATGCCGCGGAACAGAAGGCCATCGGGAAGGCCGGGTATCTTTCCGCGCGAAAGCGCCGTCAGCCGGATTTCATTCTCGGGATCCTGGGTTGCATGGCTCAGAATCGCGGTGCCGCGCTGCTCGACCAGTTGCCCGATGTGGATCTGGTGGTCGGCACGCAGAAGTTTCACCAGGTTCCCGGCTATCTTGACAATCTTCGGGCTGCGCAGGCGGCGGGGGTGCCGATAGGCAGGAGCATTGTCGATATTGCGGAGGAGGCGGGATCTCAGAACACCATCAAGGATCATTTGCTGGGTGACCCTTCGGATGAAACCGCGGTGGAAAGGCAGGTGACCGCCTTTGTTTCGATCCAGCAGGGCTGCAACATGTCGTGCGCCTTCTGCATTGTGCCCAGGACAAGGGGCGACGAGCGATCGCGCCCCATGGACGACATAGTGCGCGAATGCGAGATGCTGGCCGCACGGGGAGTGCGTGAAGTCACACTGCTTGGGCAGATTGTGACGAGTTACGGTCGGAGGGATTATTCCGGTGTCGGGGGCCGGTCGCCGTTTGTGCAACTGATAGAGCGCGTGCATGCAATCGACGGCATATCCCGCATCCGTTTCACTTCGCCGCATCCCAGGGGGTTCAAGCAGGACCTCGTGGACGCCTATGGCCGGCTGCCGAAATTGTGCGGCTATGTGCATCTGCCGATGCAGAGCGGCAGCGACCGGGTTCTCCGGGCGATGAATCGACCCTATACGGCGGCGAGATACCGGGAGATTGTGGAATCTCTGCGGTCGGTCCGGCCGGAGATGTATTTTTCCACGGATGTCATCGTCGGGTTTCCTGGTGAAACAGACGAGGAGTTCGAGCAAACCCGGAGGTTGTTCGAGGCATGCAACTATGACATGGCGTACGTGTTCAAGTATTCGGTGCGCTCCGGCACGCCTGCGGCCGCACTGACGGATCAAATTCCGGATGACGTGAAGGAGCATCGGAATCAGGTGCTGCTTGAGATTTTAAGGCGCAATTCCGCGAGCCGGAGTGCGCGGCTCGTGGGCAAAGTCGAGGACGTGCTGGTGGAAGGCCGTGACAAGACCGGGAGACATCTCATGGGGCGCACGGATGGCAACCGCGTGGCTGTGTTTGACGGGGAAGCCCGCTTGATTGGCGAGGTGGTGCCTTTGAGAATTGACCGTGCGAGCGTGAGCACGCTTTACGGTGAGCCTGTGCTTGCAGGCGTGGAATCGGCCGCTTCCTGAACCTTTCCCTTCATGACACTCTTTTTCGCCACTTTTCTAACCGGCGCCGTCCTGGTTTCGATCGGGGTGCTGTTTCTCATGGCAAGCCCTGCGATCATCAGCTCCCTCAAGGCCTTTCCGCGGTCCCGACTGGCGACAATCATCCTGTTTGGAGGAGCGGCAATCTGGTTTCTCTGGAAAATATGGACGCTGTCCGAGGCGGATTTCGGCGAATATCGAAAGATCCTCTTTGTTGGCTTTGCAGCTGTCGCCCTGGCGTCATTCTTCTGCGTGCCTGATTTTCTTGCCGTGCGCGGACTGGCTGCGCTCACGCTCCTTGCGGCGACTCCGTTGCTGGGAGCGGCATACATGCAGTACGATTTTCCGCAAAGAAGGTTCATGGTTGCGGCCGTGTATGCGGGCATCGTCGTCGCGATCTATCTGGGGGCCGTGCCGTTCCGGCTGCGTGATTTCCTGGGATGGGTGTTCAACCGGCCGGTGCGTTCCCGCATCGTCGGAGGCACGCTTGCGGCCTACGGGTTTCTGCTGGCGGCGATCGCCTTCACGTATTGAGCCACCGCTCATGGCCTTTCCGCCTGCTGAAACTCCCTCCGCTCCGCCGGTGCTCCTGGTGATAGCCGGGCCGGCGGGATCGGGGAAGACCACGCTCTGCGAGCGGATGGTGAGGGAGATTCCGGGATTCTCCCGGGTTGTGACCGCCACAACGCGACCGCCTCGCGACGGGGAGATCAATGGCGTGCATTATCACTTTCTCACGCCGGAGGAGTTCGATGCAAGACTGGCGGACAACGCGTTTCTCGAGTGGGCAGTTGTCCACCAAAAGCACCGCTATGGAACCCTGGCGGCGTCCGTGATGGGACCCTTGTTGGAGGGCAGGAGCCTGGTCATCAATGTGGATGTACAGGGTGTCGATGCCTTTCGCCGCGCGGCGCTTCACGATGCCCTGCTGGCGCGCCACCTTGCGACCGTTTTCATTGAAGTGCCTGTCGAGGAGCTCAGGAGGCGGATGGTGAAGCGAGGTCAGGACTGCGATGAGGAGATAACCCATCGCCTTCAGACTGCGGAACGGGAGTTGAGGGAGGCCGTGAAGTTTGACTACTGCATCCACAGCCGCAGCCGTGACGAGGATTTTCGCGCACTGGTGGAGATCCAGAGAAGGGTGCAGCAGCGTGTGCGCGCCGGAGGCCGCCGAAACTAGAGACTCTCGCGAGCGGGCGGGCTAGCTCAACTGCCCGACATCGACCCCGAGTATCTTTGCGGCGGCGACGCGATCGCCACCCAGGGCGTGAACAACACGCTCGGTGTATTGCTTCTGCTGACCGGCCAGGTAGTCGGCGAGATTGGGCCATTGCCTGACCTCCCGCAGGCGCATAGGCAGCTGCTGCGAGGTGACAATGCGCACGTCGGTGGTGGCGGCGATCTTCAGCACCAGTTGCTGAAGCTCGCTGAGGTTGCCCGGCCAGTGGTAGGCCTGCAGCACACCCAGTGCGTCGTCGGTGAACTCGATCAAGTTGGAATCGAAGTGCGGATTGGTGGCCTTCGCGCAAAAATATTTGACCAGGAGGGGGATGTCCTCGACGCGGTCGCGCAGGGGCGGCAGCGCGACCGGAAGGGAGGCGACCCTGTAGAAAAGCTCATCGTGAAACTGCTCCTCCTCGGTCAGTTTTTCCAGGTCCTCGTTCGTCGTGCAGATGAGGCGAAAATCCTGCGAGGTGTTGCGAAGAACGCTGACCAGCTCCTTTTGCATGGCCATGGGGAGGCATTGCAGATGCTGGAGAAAGAGTGTTCCGCCTCTGGCCTGGGATATCCACTCACCGCCGGTTCCGTTCTGGCCGAGAAGACC is part of the Opitutaceae bacterium genome and harbors:
- a CDS encoding lytic transglycosylase domain-containing protein, with the translated sequence MKVPLIALSAFLAAGNIAAEESGSMAPSPKPSPAASFPSGSLYDIGRRLFDEYAPDEIKADYEFVSPEAWNAFLGKLQSALQSQSLEELAGLAPAARAALDMLEATAQGSDLMDWLSERVDLADAAGEAARESLTPPPPVAPDLAIPHYDLWKTRLATRPVPARAAALIPGLKAAFAKEGIPPALAWIAEVESSFNPNARSPVGAKGLFQLMPATAESLGLSTYLPDERTNPAKSAQAAARYLKRLHDRFGDWPLAIAAYNAGEGRVGRTLGSRSPRTFAAISRDLPSETQLYVPKVLATVALREGISPSQLHSPRPRS
- a CDS encoding pyridoxal phosphate-dependent aminotransferase family protein, which gives rise to MNPVSNDPPQSESSPSTTTLDCVLTRSAALHARIMQRSVQNLLPYDRRMLEAPKPFAVVRERNGTVFEGLNFTSSDYLGLSAHPLVRQAAASAIHRLGTSSAGSAALTGLTDEADALAGSLGDLLHLPHVALFPSGWAAGHGAMRALADPRDAIVMDASISSGVRCGAACSTRRIHTFRHLDLDHARRCLRRLRSMDRDQSIFLITCGLFPSDGACADLSSLHQLCAEFGACLVVDASHDLACTGSEGAGEIEIQSLLGMVPVIIGSLSKTLAGSGGFVAVRSAELCDYIRARSPAYLFSSTISPSQVAAATQALAIVRSPEGAARRAALRRSVVILRAALARCGLEPGGGLGPIVSIPIGSETAARHAVRRCAEQGVLLNLLEYPVIPKGRSRLRLQIMTGHEAALMPEVAEKIALAVREARVAASEIDAPHTFERV
- a CDS encoding response regulator transcription factor → MEISPTPDNRRRVVLVEDHTMVRQLMAVIVKEQFALSLAADCRTVAEGVAACLREKPDLVIIDWMLPDGRGFDVVRAAGPKLPRTKWIFVSSNEQEHMVREAISLGVHGFVLKRSDLSQLREAVHKVLDGQSYYCPASSRLLVESLRSEAKTVRSNLTLREREVLRGFARGENTKAMAERLELTTKSVHNLLARVKEKLGVYEPGPLVRYAIKHGLVEEP
- the miaB gene encoding tRNA (N6-isopentenyl adenosine(37)-C2)-methylthiotransferase MiaB; this encodes MNRVHIKTYGCQMNERDSEAVAAMLRARGYRIVSDEDDCDILLLNTCSVRDAAEQKAIGKAGYLSARKRRQPDFILGILGCMAQNRGAALLDQLPDVDLVVGTQKFHQVPGYLDNLRAAQAAGVPIGRSIVDIAEEAGSQNTIKDHLLGDPSDETAVERQVTAFVSIQQGCNMSCAFCIVPRTRGDERSRPMDDIVRECEMLAARGVREVTLLGQIVTSYGRRDYSGVGGRSPFVQLIERVHAIDGISRIRFTSPHPRGFKQDLVDAYGRLPKLCGYVHLPMQSGSDRVLRAMNRPYTAARYREIVESLRSVRPEMYFSTDVIVGFPGETDEEFEQTRRLFEACNYDMAYVFKYSVRSGTPAAALTDQIPDDVKEHRNQVLLEILRRNSASRSARLVGKVEDVLVEGRDKTGRHLMGRTDGNRVAVFDGEARLIGEVVPLRIDRASVSTLYGEPVLAGVESAAS
- a CDS encoding AAA family ATPase, translating into MAFPPAETPSAPPVLLVIAGPAGSGKTTLCERMVREIPGFSRVVTATTRPPRDGEINGVHYHFLTPEEFDARLADNAFLEWAVVHQKHRYGTLAASVMGPLLEGRSLVINVDVQGVDAFRRAALHDALLARHLATVFIEVPVEELRRRMVKRGQDCDEEITHRLQTAERELREAVKFDYCIHSRSRDEDFRALVEIQRRVQQRVRAGGRRN